In Bradyrhizobium sp. G127, one genomic interval encodes:
- a CDS encoding AraC family transcriptional regulator: MRAIAKPIDHLPLRSQGNGPARSIIDAGYLNLVLSGVRQGGYDIEAIVARAGIDPKILATPNSRLSQQQFARLISHLTRVTRDEAWALGRRPIKPGTFRTMCKLLVRCSNLREALRTGCHFYHLVVDDFTLRFQADSQEACVWINDDIADKDRQRMINGAAIFFVYGLMCWLVGRKLPLTTVHYKFPQLPLSSELEPVYEAPILHDQPRTELRFEASLLDLPIIPDEERLGRFLASVPSVLLVRYRDETSFSERVRGILRRNLTKVLSLEDVAEKLNVSPQTLRRRLQDDNNCGFQELKDRVRRDVAIHLLQKSRLSLEEIGMSLGFSEVSTFHRAFKRWTGHAPGEYRQIAKT; encoded by the coding sequence ATGAGAGCAATCGCCAAACCGATCGATCATTTGCCCCTGCGCAGTCAGGGGAATGGACCTGCGCGATCAATTATTGACGCGGGGTATCTGAACCTGGTGCTGAGCGGCGTGCGGCAGGGCGGATACGATATTGAAGCCATTGTCGCTCGCGCCGGAATTGACCCGAAGATTCTTGCAACCCCGAACAGCAGGTTGTCGCAGCAGCAGTTCGCCCGGCTGATTTCACATCTGACCCGTGTCACGCGGGATGAAGCCTGGGCCTTGGGTCGTCGGCCGATCAAGCCCGGAACGTTCCGGACCATGTGCAAGCTGCTTGTGCGATGCAGCAATCTGCGCGAGGCGCTTCGCACGGGCTGTCATTTCTACCACCTCGTGGTCGATGATTTTACGCTTCGGTTTCAGGCCGACTCTCAGGAAGCCTGCGTATGGATCAACGACGACATTGCGGACAAAGACCGGCAACGGATGATCAACGGCGCCGCGATCTTTTTTGTCTATGGCCTTATGTGCTGGCTGGTCGGGCGCAAGCTGCCGCTGACTACGGTCCACTATAAATTTCCGCAACTTCCCCTAAGTTCGGAGCTGGAGCCGGTATACGAAGCGCCAATCCTCCACGATCAGCCGCGGACCGAATTGCGGTTTGAAGCGTCGCTTCTCGATCTTCCGATCATCCCGGATGAAGAGCGCTTAGGGCGCTTTCTGGCATCGGTCCCAAGCGTGCTACTGGTGCGGTATCGCGACGAAACCTCCTTTTCAGAGCGCGTTCGCGGCATTCTCAGGCGCAATCTCACGAAAGTTCTCTCCTTGGAGGATGTCGCGGAGAAATTGAACGTATCACCGCAGACCTTGAGGCGGCGTCTTCAGGATGACAACAACTGCGGATTCCAAGAGCTGAAGGATAGGGTGCGGCGGGACGTCGCCATTCATCTTTTGCAAAAATCACGGCTATCGCTTGAGGAGATCGGGATGTCTCTGGGCTTTTCAGAAGTCAGCACATTCCATCGTGCATTCAAGCGCTGGACCGGACATGCCCCCGGCGAATACCGGCAGATCGCGAAAACCTAA